One segment of Rubripirellula amarantea DNA contains the following:
- the glnD gene encoding [protein-PII] uridylyltransferase, with amino-acid sequence MRPFVLRCRHLLEEGREKAYALHRQGTLGMQVSTQLADLYDEVVLEVWNEAVAEHGDDDRLSGVSLIAHGGFGRRDLAPYSDADLMLLSMRDSEGLATKLAGNLTRDLSDIGIDPGLSIRTPSEACSLSWSDAVVFSSLAESRFLAGSLQLYKKFFDHYRHGSIRRSRRLVKNIVAARQEEREKWGETNYLLRPNVKRSRGALRDIQLIRWIGFARFGETDLDRLLKLGALPEDDFRLLRNAYGFMLRLRHELHFRSGKSQDVLDRATQMEIAAEWGYEGTEGVLPVEQFMQDYFEKTREVRYSAAYFVEDARSQPLLSRIVERVFSRKIDDKILMGPTSIWVRNDSLESFASNLPDVLRLMSFANQHRRRIQHKTWLAIRLAMRDREPSQPDSESIEAFLSLLSRPGRLASLLRRLHELRLIEQIIPEFARMRGLLQFNAYHKYTVDAHSFLAVEAATDLENSEGGMGRRYRRIEDKRLLHLALLIHDIGKGYEEDHCIVGAEIARRTAERLNLDSSTAETLEWLVLKHLAVNVVAFRHDLSDPQIVLSFAAEVGSIRRLELLVVHTYADLKAVGPGVATDWKVNLIEDLYRRTRRYFDSGDLPGSPDDPEVERNRTRIRESIFELGKKNASSSEETEAAENLLSRLPFSLITRGDPESLAEEIILVAKQKLSGESGTICTAKYDPAINATRYTVIRQEDSLSIGTFSRATGALSTSGLSILRAQIETVDDYAWDHFWATDPNAMKPLVPNDPATAPVFDQRRADQVCERLRSLIDSPDLPLPPHRKTWKAADIAEPESVNLLPKKVVFDNDTIERYTIISIFAYDEVGLLSRIAATLTKLRLVLSFAKIDTHLDQVADVFYVSESDGSRITNSDRQSEVRQALLDVIG; translated from the coding sequence CTTATTCCGATGCCGACCTGATGCTGCTGAGCATGCGAGACAGCGAAGGCTTGGCCACTAAGCTTGCGGGGAATTTGACTCGTGACTTGTCGGACATCGGTATCGATCCCGGCCTTTCTATCCGAACACCAAGCGAAGCGTGTTCGTTGTCCTGGAGCGACGCGGTTGTTTTTTCGTCGCTGGCCGAGTCTAGGTTCTTGGCCGGTAGTCTGCAGCTCTACAAAAAGTTCTTCGACCATTATCGGCATGGTTCGATTCGTCGCAGCCGCCGCTTGGTAAAGAACATCGTCGCCGCGCGACAGGAAGAACGCGAGAAATGGGGTGAAACCAACTACTTGCTTCGACCCAACGTCAAACGCTCGCGTGGTGCCCTGCGTGACATTCAATTGATTCGTTGGATTGGGTTTGCCAGGTTTGGTGAAACGGACCTTGATCGACTTTTGAAACTTGGCGCCCTGCCCGAAGATGACTTTCGGTTATTGCGAAACGCCTATGGGTTCATGTTGCGGTTGCGTCATGAGTTGCATTTTCGATCGGGGAAAAGTCAGGATGTTCTCGACCGTGCAACGCAAATGGAAATTGCTGCCGAATGGGGATACGAGGGAACCGAAGGCGTGCTGCCGGTAGAGCAGTTCATGCAGGACTACTTTGAAAAGACTCGTGAAGTCCGTTACTCGGCAGCCTACTTTGTTGAAGACGCGCGAAGCCAACCGTTGCTCTCGCGAATCGTCGAGCGAGTTTTCTCTCGCAAGATTGACGACAAGATCTTGATGGGACCCACCAGTATTTGGGTTCGCAATGATTCGCTCGAGTCGTTTGCGTCTAATTTGCCTGACGTGCTTCGTTTGATGAGTTTTGCTAACCAACACCGCCGACGAATTCAACACAAGACGTGGTTGGCAATTCGACTAGCCATGCGAGATCGGGAACCGAGTCAACCGGATTCGGAATCCATCGAAGCGTTTTTGTCATTGCTAAGTCGTCCCGGCCGATTGGCCAGTTTGCTTCGGCGATTGCATGAGCTGCGCTTGATCGAGCAAATCATTCCCGAGTTTGCTCGGATGCGAGGGCTGTTGCAGTTCAATGCCTATCACAAGTACACCGTTGATGCCCACAGTTTCTTAGCCGTGGAAGCGGCCACGGACTTGGAAAACAGCGAAGGTGGCATGGGGCGACGCTACCGCCGAATTGAAGACAAACGCTTGCTGCACTTGGCGCTGTTGATTCATGACATCGGCAAAGGATACGAAGAAGATCACTGCATCGTCGGAGCCGAAATCGCTCGGCGAACCGCCGAACGATTGAACCTCGATAGTTCCACCGCCGAAACGCTCGAATGGTTGGTGCTTAAACACTTGGCCGTGAACGTTGTTGCGTTTCGCCACGACTTAAGTGATCCGCAAATCGTGTTGTCTTTTGCCGCAGAAGTCGGATCGATCAGACGCCTTGAGTTATTGGTCGTTCACACCTACGCCGATCTAAAAGCGGTTGGTCCGGGAGTGGCGACGGATTGGAAAGTGAATTTGATCGAGGACTTGTATCGTCGCACGCGTCGCTATTTCGACTCTGGTGACCTGCCGGGAAGCCCCGACGATCCAGAGGTCGAACGAAACCGGACGCGTATTCGTGAATCAATCTTTGAACTCGGCAAAAAGAATGCATCTTCGAGTGAGGAAACTGAAGCTGCCGAGAACTTGCTTAGTCGATTGCCATTCTCGTTAATCACGCGAGGCGACCCTGAGTCGTTAGCCGAAGAGATCATCCTTGTCGCCAAGCAAAAGCTCAGCGGCGAAAGCGGAACCATTTGCACCGCGAAGTACGATCCGGCGATCAACGCCACTCGTTACACCGTGATCCGCCAGGAAGACAGCCTGTCCATCGGAACGTTTTCGAGAGCGACAGGCGCGTTGTCCACCAGCGGTTTGAGCATTCTGCGAGCTCAGATCGAAACGGTTGACGACTACGCTTGGGACCACTTCTGGGCGACCGACCCTAATGCTATGAAACCGCTCGTCCCGAACGACCCCGCGACGGCCCCGGTCTTCGACCAACGTCGCGCCGATCAAGTTTGCGAACGCCTCCGTAGCCTTATTGATTCTCCGGATCTGCCGCTGCCACCGCACCGTAAGACGTGGAAGGCCGCGGACATAGCAGAGCCTGAAAGTGTCAACCTGCTACCCAAGAAGGTTGTTTTTGATAACGACACGATCGAGCGCTACACCATCATCTCGATCTTTGCGTACGACGAAGTGGGATTGTTATCGAGGATCGCCGCGACGCTAACCAAGCTGCGATTGGTTTTATCGTTTGCGAAGATTGACACTCACCTCGACCAGGTCGCCGACGTTTTTTATGTCAGTGAATCCGACGGTTCACGAATTACGAATTCTGATCGGCAGTCAGAAGTCCGGCAGGCATTGCTCGATGTGATCGGCTGA